The following DNA comes from Burkholderia stabilis.
AGCAACACACGCCTCGCCAGCCCCGGATGTGCGGACGTCGCCTCGGCAAGCGCAACGATCAGCAATTCGCTTTGCTGTGCCGATACGCCCGGTGCAGCGGCTTGCCTGACATCGGCGACAAGACGGTCGATTCCCGCGGCGTCGTTGCCCGCGAAGCATCGGTGCGCCGTCCCGGCAACTGTATCGAAATCGTCGGTACGGACCTCGGCTGGCGCCGCAGCGGCAGCGTTTGCCCGAAAACCGCCGAGCGCTTTCTGCATCGACCGCGCCGGTTTGCGCATTGCGCGCTCCGGAGATACATCGGCAAGCGACGCAGCATTCGTCGCCTCGGATAACGCCGGCGGCGGGACAGCGACCTTCCTGGACGGTGCTTTCGTATCGTGCGGGAGGACCGGCGGGCCTTTCGTGCCGACGGTGACCATCGACAGCGCGATAAGGTCCATCGGAAGGTTCACTCGCTTCGGACGAGCAAAAGCATCGGCGACCGATCGTGCGCGCGACGTCATGCCGGATCTCAGCGCGGCGAGAACACCGGTGTCCCGACCCGCGTCGGCGTTCTCTGCTGTCGACGGTGCAATGGCTGGCGTATCGGCCGTCTCTGCCGCCGAATACATTGGCGGCGGGGCGGATAATGCGTCGGGGGCACGAGTCGACATCGCTCTGGATCGATCAGATAGTGGAGTCCAGCCACTATCGCGGCTGGACATGAAACTTCCATGACCTTCACGATGACCGTTGGATAAATTGAAATGATACGGATTCCTGTTTTACTTTCGTGTCGGTTCGATATTGCAACGGCACGGCCATGTACGATCGCGAACGGCTACCTGGCGAACAACGATTCAAATGCCTCGCTGTGGTGACGACGCAAGCGGATAGAACCCGATCGGGTCGATCGCATGTGGTCCGATTCACCTGCGGGCACTGGATCGATGCGATCGATCATTCGGCTGATGCGAAGCCGTGTCCTGCAATCCGAACTCGCCAATATCCGCACCGCTGATTGTCGATGTGCGCATGCCATTCGTTCTTCTTCATCCGATGACAACGAGGGCATTCGCCCGAGTCATCCCTCGATCCGTTGCTTGCCGCACTTGATTCGCCGACGCAACCAGTTCTTCGCCTGTATCGGCCTTTGTCATCATCGCGGAGCAGAAAATCCTGACGAAATCTTGTCCGCTCCAACGGATCGACTCGGGCTGACGAACGCGAAGAGCGCGGTCCGATCGCCGGGGCTTCGTCCAACCGGATCCTGATACGCGCCACGAGATCGCTCGGCGGCATCGCATTGGCGCGTTGCATCCGGCAGCACCCGCGACGCTCGGCGCGATCGCGCAAGCATGTCGCTCACGTCGGCCCCTCCGGCGAGCTGTGGAAATTTCGGGACAGACGCCCGGGCAATACTCAATAAAATTCAGTCGTTCATTACATTCAGTAATGTTCAGGCGAAACCCTTGCGCCCCAAGGCCGGGACGGGTGTGAAGTCGATTTTTTGTGCTCAAATCGATCAAATGCCCAAATTTTGAGAAGCGACAGACCAAAGTAATTTTTCATAATTTCACTCAAATATCCCGAATTTTCCCGATCTCCGCAGTCAGAAATCCGTCCCGCCCAAACCTCGAAGAGACGCCCCGCCGCTTTTTAACAAATTGTTACGGACCTAGCGGACGCCTCCCCCTACCTTTCGTTGGCCGGGACTCGCGCCATCGCGACCTCCCGAGCGTCTCGGTTGAAGATAGCGCTGCCTTTGCGAGGTGCCCCTTGAAGCTGGCAATATTTACCCATGACTCAGCGTTGTTTCACATGATCCAAAGCTGTCTGGCGGACGATGGCGTCACCTGCGCGCGCTATAGCAAAGACGTCGATCTGGCGCGTGCGCTGCATCGCGAAGAGTTCAGCGCGATCGTGTTCGACGCGACGGCGGGAATGGATGCGTCCCATCCGGTCCTGGCCCGGCGTGCGTGTTTCGGAGACCGGCGCGCGCCGTTGATCGCAATCGGTGAATTCCTGGCGCAGGACCGGGCGATTGCAGCCCTGAGCGCAGGCGCCGACGACATCGTGCTGAAGCCGGTCGAGCCGCGTGAGTTACGCCTTCGGCTCCTGCTCGCGGTGCATCGCTTTGCGGGCCAGCCGTCGGTGAGCGACGCTTCGCAGCCGGCAGCCGACGAAATCGGAATGGGCATTTACCGTCTAAGCCGCCGGAATGGCTGCGTGGAAATAAACGGCAAGGTGATCCGGCTGACCACGCGCGAATTTGCGATCGCCTGGGTGCTGTTCTCGCAACAGGGGAACTATGTGACGCGACGCGCGATTGCCGCGACGGTCTGGGGCAGTTCCGAAGAGATTGTCGGGCGCACGCTCGAGCAGCACATCTACAAACTGCGTAAAAAGCTGCTGCTCGACGGCGCGTTCGGCATCGTATTGCGAACGATGTATGCGCACGGCTACCGGATCGAGCGGGCCGTCGAACGTGTGATGGAGCAGATCGTCGAGCCGGTCGAATCGCGCCTGCTTCGGACGAAGCGCCATACGAGCGACAACGGGGCGACCTGTACGAGCTAGCGCCGGCGGTGATTCGAGAATGAGATTGCGGCCGAGGCATT
Coding sequences within:
- a CDS encoding response regulator transcription factor, whose translation is MKLAIFTHDSALFHMIQSCLADDGVTCARYSKDVDLARALHREEFSAIVFDATAGMDASHPVLARRACFGDRRAPLIAIGEFLAQDRAIAALSAGADDIVLKPVEPRELRLRLLLAVHRFAGQPSVSDASQPAADEIGMGIYRLSRRNGCVEINGKVIRLTTREFAIAWVLFSQQGNYVTRRAIAATVWGSSEEIVGRTLEQHIYKLRKKLLLDGAFGIVLRTMYAHGYRIERAVERVMEQIVEPVESRLLRTKRHTSDNGATCTS